The bacterium nucleotide sequence GAAAGAAAGGAAGGTAAAAATGAAAGGGAAAGTGAAGTGGTTCAATGAATCTAAAGGTTATGGGTTCATTGAGAAAGAAGACGGTTCAGGCGATGTGTTCGTGCATTTTTCATCCATTCAGTCAGAAGGGTTTAAAACCCTTCACGAAGGCGAAGTGGTTGAATTTGACATCGTTGATTCAGACAAAGGTCCCAAAGCAACGAATATAAGGAAAATGTAAGGTACATTTGCCAAATAACCAAAAAAAGCCCTGGCTTGAAAAAAGCCAGGGTTTTTTATTTTTATTGGATTTTTTTATTGATAATTTTAGGAAATTATGTTATAAAATACTAACTAAAAAGTTGATGGGAATTTGAGATGGCAAAAGACTTAGAGATAATAAGAAGGGGAACGGTAGAGGTTATTTCTCCAGAAGAACTGAAGGAGAAATTGAACAGGCA carries:
- a CDS encoding cold-shock protein — translated: MKGKVKWFNESKGYGFIEKEDGSGDVFVHFSSIQSEGFKTLHEGEVVEFDIVDSDKGPKATNIRKM